In Paenibacillus sp. G2S3, a single window of DNA contains:
- a CDS encoding GTP pyrophosphokinase family protein: MTPENQIEQFKKLKHEITRFMLIYKFALDEMETKIEILKQEFQSLHDYSPIEHTKSRIKSPESIMNKMLRKNGELSLDSVRNCIKDIAGLRITCSFISDIYHVSEMLQKQDDLTVLEVKDYIKNPKPNGYQSLHLLIQVPVFMSDRQELVCVEVQIRTIAMDFWASLEHKIFYKYNKSVPESMTRELKNAADAAHALDLQMERLHRDIKEIKDEDEDDDLSSFEELRRIVIHNQQFTLPANFIKLLGDK; the protein is encoded by the coding sequence ATGACCCCCGAGAATCAAATCGAACAATTTAAGAAGCTTAAGCACGAGATCACCCGTTTTATGTTGATTTATAAATTTGCACTGGATGAGATGGAGACGAAGATTGAGATCCTCAAACAAGAGTTTCAGTCTCTGCACGATTATAGCCCTATTGAACATACCAAATCGAGAATCAAGTCTCCCGAGAGTATTATGAACAAAATGCTCCGCAAAAATGGAGAATTATCTCTAGATTCTGTAAGAAATTGCATTAAAGATATTGCAGGTCTAAGAATTACATGTTCTTTTATCTCAGATATTTATCATGTAAGTGAAATGCTTCAGAAGCAGGACGACCTGACAGTTCTTGAAGTGAAGGATTATATTAAGAATCCTAAGCCTAACGGATATCAAAGTTTACATTTGCTGATTCAGGTTCCTGTATTTATGTCCGATCGTCAGGAGTTAGTGTGCGTTGAGGTACAAATTCGTACCATTGCTATGGATTTCTGGGCAAGTCTCGAACATAAAATTTTCTATAAATATAATAAATCAGTACCTGAGAGTATGACACGTGAATTGAAAAATGCAGCGGATGCCGCTCATGCACTTGATTTGCAAATGGAGCGACTGCATCGAGACATTAAAGAAATCAAAGACGAAGATGAAGATGATGATCTTAGTTCCTTTGAGGAGCTTCGCCGTATAGTGATTCATAATCAGCAATTCACACTTCCAGCTAACTTTATTAAGCTGCTCGGAGACAAATAA
- a CDS encoding glycoside hydrolase family 9 protein, whose protein sequence is MSERTLRTITVNQIGYPVDGEKIAVFTGAGHDFQVVDVDHGNVVFEGKSGAPRFDKASGDTVHTGDFSEVHAVGRYRIEQGDGINSASFIISDKPYHELQQGLLKAFYYYRCGVELTEEYAGDWKHKACHTAEGIVYGETERRLDCSGGWHDAGDYGKYSGPGAKAIADLLLAYELYPSAFVSAIPIPESDGHTPDVLLECKVELDWLFKMQDIVTGGVFHKLTTLSFPDLDVMPEEDTSDLYFSPVSATATGDFAGVMAMAARVYQPFDSAYAKKCLNAATLAWEWLVQHPDVPGFTNPPEISTGEYGDRNDKDERYWAAAELYRTTGNEEYHQAVLQLAQLSFPKYSLGWADMGGYGTLAYLLNGEDQADRALYASLKEGLIAEAERLVKLSREDGYRISLKEDDYIWGSNMLVMNNAMLLLLAEYFSDDSSFADCALDHLHYLMGRNVLDISYVTGFGDRPVMHPHHRPSVGDHVADPVPGLVSGGPDRGLHDEYVVEHLQGKPAAQCFADHELSYSTNEVTIYWNSPAVFVTARYNQ, encoded by the coding sequence ATGAGCGAGCGTACACTCCGAACGATTACTGTAAATCAAATCGGATATCCGGTGGATGGAGAAAAGATTGCAGTGTTTACTGGTGCTGGACATGACTTTCAGGTTGTTGATGTAGATCATGGAAATGTTGTATTCGAGGGAAAGTCAGGTGCTCCAAGATTTGATAAAGCAAGCGGAGACACTGTACATACAGGTGATTTTTCTGAGGTTCATGCTGTGGGTAGATACCGGATTGAGCAAGGCGATGGGATAAATTCGGCATCATTTATAATCTCAGATAAACCTTATCACGAGCTTCAACAAGGCTTGCTGAAGGCCTTTTATTATTATCGCTGCGGGGTTGAGTTGACGGAAGAGTATGCTGGAGATTGGAAGCATAAGGCATGTCATACAGCAGAGGGAATTGTATATGGTGAAACGGAGCGTCGACTAGATTGTTCTGGAGGCTGGCATGATGCCGGTGATTATGGAAAATATAGTGGACCCGGAGCCAAGGCTATCGCTGATCTTTTGCTAGCCTATGAGTTATATCCATCTGCTTTTGTAAGCGCTATTCCGATTCCAGAAAGTGATGGGCATACGCCAGATGTACTGCTGGAATGCAAAGTGGAGCTGGATTGGCTGTTCAAAATGCAGGACATTGTAACAGGTGGAGTGTTCCATAAACTGACTACGCTGAGCTTTCCCGATCTGGATGTCATGCCTGAGGAGGATACATCAGATCTATATTTCTCACCGGTGTCAGCCACCGCCACTGGGGATTTTGCTGGAGTCATGGCCATGGCAGCACGAGTCTATCAGCCATTTGACTCAGCTTATGCGAAGAAATGTCTGAATGCCGCAACACTAGCTTGGGAATGGCTTGTTCAACATCCAGATGTACCAGGTTTTACGAATCCGCCAGAAATTAGCACCGGAGAGTATGGAGATCGGAACGACAAGGATGAGCGGTATTGGGCAGCTGCGGAGCTCTATCGTACGACGGGGAACGAAGAATACCATCAAGCTGTTCTGCAGCTGGCGCAGTTGTCTTTTCCAAAGTACAGTCTAGGATGGGCAGATATGGGGGGCTATGGCACACTTGCGTATCTGTTAAATGGCGAAGATCAAGCAGACCGCGCCTTGTATGCCTCCTTAAAAGAAGGACTTATAGCTGAAGCGGAGCGATTAGTGAAACTGAGTCGTGAAGATGGTTATAGGATCTCCTTAAAAGAGGATGACTATATTTGGGGTAGCAATATGCTCGTAATGAATAATGCGATGCTGCTGCTGCTGGCTGAATATTTTAGTGACGATTCGAGTTTTGCGGACTGTGCGTTAGATCATTTGCACTATCTGATGGGTCGCAATGTACTGGATATCAGTTATGTTACCGGATTTGGCGATCGTCCAGTGATGCATCCGCATCATCGTCCATCTGTTGGTGACCATGTGGCAGATCCAGTCCCGGGTCTGGTATCTGGGGGGCCGGATCGTGGGCTCCATGATGAATATGTAGTAGAACATTTACAGGGAAAACCAGCTGCGCAGTGCTTCGCCGATCATGAACTTAGTTATTCTACGAATGAGGTAACGATCTACTGGAATTCCCCAGCAGTGTTCGTTACAGCTCGGTATAATCAATAA
- a CDS encoding ATP-binding cassette domain-containing protein — translation MSHIFEIQRLAKLNWKSSDQASKYLFSDISAEISESDRIALIGASGQGKSTLLRIMALLDAPDEGDMLVNGTSFKSMDSRLWRMKIGFVAQQAIMLPGGVEDNLRTVSKLHDRPYDLKLVQRLLEQLGLEQLDLSKKAADCSGGEKQRIALIRSLLLRPNVLLLDEITASLDIDSTQRVEDLLEQWHKEEGTSIIWVTHDLKQASRISTTTWFMGKGKLEQHLSESFFAESADVLAKRFIRPLEGASFI, via the coding sequence TTGAGTCATATTTTTGAAATTCAAAGACTCGCAAAACTGAACTGGAAAAGCAGTGACCAAGCTTCGAAATATTTATTCTCGGACATCTCCGCAGAAATATCTGAATCGGATCGAATCGCTCTGATTGGTGCCTCAGGTCAAGGTAAGAGTACGCTCCTAAGAATAATGGCTCTGCTGGATGCTCCGGATGAAGGGGATATGCTTGTTAATGGTACTTCATTCAAAAGCATGGATTCAAGGCTGTGGAGAATGAAGATAGGGTTTGTGGCTCAACAAGCGATTATGTTGCCTGGCGGTGTGGAGGATAACCTAAGAACCGTCAGTAAGCTGCATGACAGACCTTATGACCTTAAACTTGTACAGCGACTATTGGAACAACTAGGGCTGGAACAATTGGATTTAAGTAAAAAAGCAGCAGATTGCTCAGGTGGTGAGAAGCAGCGAATTGCTTTGATTCGGTCATTGCTGTTGCGGCCTAATGTTCTACTGCTCGATGAAATTACTGCATCACTAGACATTGACAGCACTCAAAGGGTGGAGGACTTACTAGAACAGTGGCATAAAGAAGAAGGGACTTCAATCATCTGGGTGACCCATGACCTTAAGCAGGCTAGCCGAATAAGCACTACTACATGGTTTATGGGAAAAGGTAAGCTGGAACAACACTTGAGTGAATCTTTTTTTGCTGAATCTGCAGATGTTTTGGCCAAAAGGTTTATTCGTCCGTTAGAAGGAGCGTCATTCATATGA
- the fetB gene encoding iron export ABC transporter permease subunit FetB — translation MSYTALSFTLLFVLGTMLVSVWQKLGLEKDIIVGTIRSAIQLLAVGYVLQFIFKTDQMSYVILIIIFMISVAAWNAAKRGKGLRGLVWRIGLAIATMELLMMGILLGLHIIEATPQYIIPISGMTIGSAMVVSGLFINHIKHEIQQSKGEIETLLSLGATVPQAIHEVRKRSVKFSMIPTIDGMKTVGLVQLPGMMTGMIIAGADPVIAVRYQILIVFSFTASAAITSILLSVLSYRLFFTPDLRLKQ, via the coding sequence ATGAGTTATACGGCACTGAGTTTTACGCTTCTGTTTGTGCTAGGGACGATGTTGGTATCGGTATGGCAAAAGCTCGGACTAGAAAAAGATATTATTGTAGGCACGATAAGGTCGGCGATTCAATTACTTGCGGTCGGATATGTCTTGCAATTTATTTTTAAAACCGATCAGATGAGCTATGTCATTTTGATAATAATCTTCATGATAAGTGTAGCGGCATGGAATGCAGCGAAAAGAGGCAAAGGACTGCGTGGATTAGTCTGGAGAATTGGACTTGCGATCGCTACTATGGAGCTTCTAATGATGGGGATTCTGCTCGGCTTACATATTATTGAGGCGACTCCGCAATATATCATTCCCATTAGTGGCATGACCATTGGTAGCGCTATGGTTGTCTCGGGTTTATTCATTAATCATATCAAGCATGAAATACAGCAGAGTAAAGGTGAAATAGAGACCCTGCTGTCACTTGGTGCAACGGTTCCACAGGCCATCCATGAAGTTAGAAAAAGATCTGTGAAATTCAGCATGATCCCTACCATCGACGGAATGAAGACAGTAGGACTTGTCCAGCTTCCAGGTATGATGACAGGTATGATTATTGCTGGCGCTGATCCAGTAATCGCTGTTCGGTACCAGATTCTGATTGTGTTCTCATTCACCGCTTCTGCGGCAATAACAAGTATACTGCTTAGTGTACTGAGCTACCGACTCTTTTTCACGCCAGACCTACGGCTTAAGCAATAG
- a CDS encoding excalibur calcium-binding domain-containing protein, producing MKKYLKYCLSAGLLLALSIGTVSTVSAESKVKTYKNCTELNKVYKGGVAISSSTKNKGGKTKYKPFVSKALYEANKKSDRDKDGIACEK from the coding sequence ATGAAAAAATACTTAAAGTACTGTCTATCGGCAGGTCTGCTGCTCGCTCTATCCATCGGTACCGTAAGTACAGTAAGTGCTGAATCCAAGGTCAAAACTTACAAAAACTGTACAGAGCTAAACAAAGTTTACAAAGGTGGAGTCGCCATTTCCAGCTCAACCAAGAACAAAGGTGGAAAAACGAAATATAAACCTTTTGTATCGAAGGCGCTCTATGAAGCCAACAAAAAGAGCGACCGTGATAAAGACGGAATCGCTTGTGAAAAATAA
- a CDS encoding alpha/beta hydrolase, with translation MKSIHTKIVLALCISLFTIMGLQPLNQHSTVAAADHKSSTKQTPLTFVLIHGSWATAGFWDETAAELRKLGHTVYTPEYAGHGADKNNNVTHAQITKSLVDYIKQKDLKNFILLGHSFGGSVIQTVAQEVPDRIKRIVFFDAFAPLDGQSVADQFPAESLKSFEQLRDASGNNTITLPFPLFRDTFVNTASLVEAKAFYKQAPPEPATPLFEKLDLKKFYSLKIPKSYLYLTEDTAIPQGPYGFHPTQSSHLGVFRFIEGKGDHMTTVRTEPKMMAELMVKAGRD, from the coding sequence ATGAAATCAATTCACACTAAAATAGTATTAGCGTTATGTATCTCTCTCTTCACCATTATGGGGTTGCAGCCTTTGAATCAACACTCCACGGTTGCAGCCGCTGACCACAAATCCTCTACCAAACAGACTCCATTAACCTTTGTTCTGATTCATGGCTCTTGGGCTACAGCAGGTTTTTGGGATGAAACAGCAGCCGAGCTTCGTAAGTTAGGGCACACTGTCTATACACCGGAATATGCCGGACATGGCGCGGATAAGAATAATAACGTAACACATGCGCAAATCACGAAGTCCCTTGTCGACTATATCAAACAAAAAGACTTGAAGAATTTTATTCTGCTCGGACATAGCTTTGGGGGATCAGTCATTCAAACGGTTGCCCAGGAAGTACCTGATCGGATCAAGCGGATCGTGTTCTTCGATGCCTTCGCGCCGCTTGACGGGCAAAGTGTGGCGGATCAGTTTCCTGCTGAGTCACTTAAATCCTTTGAACAGCTAAGAGACGCTTCTGGTAATAACACTATCACGCTCCCATTTCCGCTCTTCCGGGATACATTCGTCAACACTGCCAGTCTTGTGGAAGCAAAAGCCTTTTATAAACAAGCTCCACCCGAGCCGGCTACTCCACTATTTGAAAAGCTGGATCTAAAGAAATTCTACAGTCTCAAAATCCCTAAAAGTTATCTTTATTTGACGGAAGACACGGCTATCCCACAAGGCCCATATGGATTTCACCCGACTCAGTCCAGTCATTTGGGTGTGTTCCGCTTCATCGAGGGCAAAGGTGATCATATGACCACTGTCCGAACCGAGCCAAAAATGATGGCGGAATTGATGGTCAAGGCGGGTAGAGATTAG
- a CDS encoding acryloyl-CoA reductase, whose amino-acid sequence MTESFQALVVDKTESLFSVAVKPVTLEDLPAGEVLIKVAYSSVNYKDGLASIPNGKIVRSYPFIPGIDLSGIVVSSTDDRFHKGQQVIATGYGMGVSHFGGFSEYARIPAAWITPLPEGLTLREAMIYGTAGLTAALSIQALEDNDLSPDKGKVLVTGATGGVGGSAIAMLSTNGYSVVASTGNAEANEYLKALGAEEVISREEVTGGSSKPLEKQLWQGAVDSVGGNSLASILSKISYRGSVTASGLTGGTSVPTTVLPFILRGVNLLGIDSVECPAELREKVWARMATDLKPAQLENLVDREVTLNELPQALEDILQGNTRGRVLVRLS is encoded by the coding sequence ATGACAGAATCATTTCAAGCCTTGGTTGTCGACAAAACAGAATCTTTGTTCTCCGTCGCTGTTAAACCAGTTACCTTAGAAGATCTACCCGCTGGAGAAGTCTTAATAAAGGTTGCATACTCCAGTGTGAACTATAAAGACGGTTTGGCCAGTATCCCTAACGGGAAAATTGTAAGATCCTACCCTTTTATTCCAGGCATCGACTTATCCGGTATTGTGGTGTCTTCCACTGACGATCGGTTCCATAAAGGACAGCAAGTCATTGCAACAGGATATGGTATGGGTGTCTCTCACTTTGGAGGGTTTAGCGAATATGCACGTATTCCTGCTGCTTGGATTACCCCTCTTCCAGAAGGACTTACACTAAGAGAAGCCATGATCTATGGTACAGCTGGATTAACTGCAGCCTTGTCCATTCAAGCGTTAGAAGACAATGACTTATCACCGGATAAAGGCAAAGTGCTCGTAACGGGAGCGACCGGCGGTGTGGGTGGTTCGGCTATCGCCATGCTTAGTACAAACGGCTATAGCGTAGTCGCCAGCACTGGTAATGCGGAAGCTAACGAATATCTAAAAGCTCTGGGTGCGGAAGAAGTCATTTCACGCGAAGAGGTTACGGGTGGATCTAGCAAACCATTAGAGAAACAGCTTTGGCAAGGTGCTGTAGATTCCGTTGGCGGAAACTCACTTGCATCGATTTTGAGTAAAATCTCCTACAGAGGTTCCGTTACTGCAAGCGGCCTGACCGGTGGTACTTCTGTTCCAACTACCGTTCTTCCCTTTATTCTTCGGGGAGTTAACCTGCTCGGTATTGATTCCGTAGAGTGCCCTGCCGAGCTACGCGAAAAGGTGTGGGCACGGATGGCGACTGATTTGAAGCCTGCACAGCTTGAGAACCTTGTAGATCGTGAAGTAACCTTAAATGAACTGCCACAAGCATTGGAAGATATTCTGCAAGGAAACACACGAGGCAGAGTGCTTGTCCGTTTATCTTAA